The DNA segment TGGTCTGCCCCTGATTTCATACAGAAGTCTGTTATGGCTATGCATGATATTCATCACGCTAATTCTCTACATTTGTATCCACAGGCTTCTTATTGGGACTGGCCTTATACAGCCGATAAACTGCCCGATGGTAAGAGACTGCTACAGATAGATCGTGATAAGATGTGGTTCTCTGCCTGGGGACGTTATGCGTGGAACTGTCATAGGGATCATCAGGATGAAGTTGCTTACTGGGATCAGATATTAGGAGATAACTATGGTATATCTTATGCTGATGCCTCAAATATACTTGAAGCTTATGAGCAGAGTGGTGAGATTGCTCCAAAGACATTACGCAGATTCGGCATTACTGAAGGTAATCGACAGACTCTGCTACTTGGTATGTTTATGAGTCAGTTGGTAAATCCTTACAAGTATACTGTGTATCCTGAATTCTATGCCAGTTGCGGACCAACAGGCGAGAAGTTGATAGAATATGTAGAGAAAGAGTGGAAGCATCAGCCTCATGTAGGTGAACTACCTCTCGACATAGTGACACAAATAGAGGCTCATGGTGACAAGGCTGTTGCTGCAATTGATGCGGTAGCGGATAAGGTAACAAAAAATAAGGAGGAGTTTGATAGGTTATGTAATGATATGCACTGCTATCGTGAGTTCGCTTATGCTTTTGGCTATAAGGTTAAGGCTGCGCAGCATGTGCTCAACTATCGATGGGGTAAGGACATCAGCGAACTGGATGCTGCTGTACCGTTGATGGAAAAGAGTCTGGAATACTATCGTAAACTGGTTGACCTTACTAAAGATACTTATCTGTATGCCAACAGTATGCAGACTGCACAGCGGCGCATACCTATTGGGGGTGATGGTGGCAAATACAAAACATGGGTTGAGATGCTGCCACGTTATGAGATAGAACTTGCCAACCTGAAGAAGAATATCGCAATACTGAAGTTGAAAGCTAAAGGCGATTTTCATCAGGAGACCAAGCAGATTAAGGTATTGACTAATGCTAAAGTGGTACTTGGTGATAGCATTAAGACGGTGAAACTTGCTAAAGGTGTACGACTCTTCGATGATTTAGATAGTGTCGTTACTGATGTGGCTCCTGAACTAAAAGGTATGAATGCCATTGTGTTTAACAGTAAACATCAGAAAGAAGAGGGTACACGTCTTGATTTTACATCTGCGAAAGATGTCTCTGTCTTAGTTGGATACTTCAGAGACGATCAAATAAAGTATGCCGCTGCACCGAAGTTGGAAATCGATGCCACAGCCAACGATTATGGACAGGCAGAACCTCAGTTGTTTTCTGCCATTAAGATTAATGGTATGCCGCAGATTAATGTACATAAGTATGATCTTAAGGCAGGTCATAACACCTTGTTATTGCCAAAAGGTTACCTATTGGTACTAGGTTTTACGTCAGACAATGTCGTTGCCCGTAATGTAGGTCTCGAAGGTTCTGATGATGCCATTGACTGGTTGTTTTATTAGTACTATATGTTTTATATACTGTTGTATGGAATTTTATAAAAGGATTACAATATAAGTAATGATATTAAAATTGCTGATTAGACTCAAATTAAAAACATTCAATAATATATTGATATTATTGTTATCACTTCCAATGCTTTCTTTCGCCGGTGGTGATATTACCCGACAGGATATGCAACGTATTTATGAGGAAGTGAAGACTCCTTATAAGTATGGTTTGGTTATTGCTCCTCAAGACAATAATCATAAGATTGACTGTCCCACTGTTTATAAGGATAACGGCAAGTGGTACATGACTTATGTGGTATACAATGGTAAAGACGGACTGGACGGTCGTGGTTATGAAACATGGATGGCCGAGAGTGATGACCTATTACAGTGGAAAACTCTTGGCAGGGTGCTATCTTATCGTGACGGATATTGGGATTGTAATCAGCGGGGAGGATTCCCTTCTTTGATAGACTGGAACTGGGGTGGCTCTTATGAGATGCGTAAATACAAAGGCCGTCATTGGATGACATATATTGGCGGTAGCGGTACAGGATACGAAGCTGTGCGTGCTCCTCTTAATATTGGTATTGCAAGTACTAAAGGCAATATCAGTTTAGCTCACGAATGGGATTCTGGAGAATCACCGTTGTTAAGTATCAATAACAAAGATACCCAGTGGTGGGAGAGGCTAACACAGTACAAGAGTACCATATACGATGACAATGATAAAAAGCTTGGGCATCGTTTTGTGATGTTCTATAATGCCGGTGGTGTAAATCCTGTCAACAAGATGAAAGCCGAACGTATAGGCATAGCTCTATCCGATGATATGAAACATTGGATAAGGTATACTGGTAATCCTGTATTCAGCCATGAAGTGCCCGGCATCATTACCGGAGACGCACAGATAGTCAAGATGGGTGATAAATATGTGATGTTTTATTTCTCAGCCTATAACCCCAATAGAAAGTATAATGCCTTTAATACATTCGCAGTAAGTAGAGATCTTGTAAACTGGACCGATTGGAATGGCGCTGATTTGGTATACCCCGACAAACCCTACGATGAAATGTTTGCTCATAAGAGTTGTGTCGTGAAATCGGATGGTGTGGTCTATCATTTCTATTGTGCTGTCAATAATCAAGGACAGCGGGGAATAGCTCTTGCCACCGGTAAGCCCATGGGATCATCTGAAGTACACTTTCCACAACCTGAAATGAAAGGCAAGAGAATTATCACGCCATTGAATAAAGGATGGTGTACATGGCTTACTTCAGCATCCGATTCATCAGCAAAGATTAATGATACCATATCGGTCAATTTACCACACAATTGGGATGACTATTATGGTTACCGTCAATTGCGCCATGGCAATCTTCATGGTACGGCTGAATATATTAAGACATTCACTACAGAGAAACATCCAGGTAAGAAATACTTTCTGCAGATTGAAGGTGTAGGCAGTTATGCTACTGTATCACTCAATCGAAAGACTTATGCCAGAACTCCGGTAGGGCGTACCACAATGACATTGGATGTTACCGATGCATTGGTAGATGGTACAAATAATATTAAGATACTTACAGAGCATCCTCAGATGATAACAGATATGCCTTGGGTGTGTGGCGGTTGTTCTTCCGAGTGGGGATTCAGTGAGGGCTCACAGCCTTTAGGCATTTTCCGTCCGGTGTCGTTAGTCGAAACAGATGAGATCAGGGTCGAACCTTTTGGTGTGCATATCTGGAATAATGATAAGGCCGACACTATATATATCGATACTGAACTAAAAAACTATGGTGACCTGCCGTTGACGGTAAATCTTGTAAATAAGTTTGCCATGGCCAACGGTAAGTCTGTTTTCCGACTTAGCGATACCATAACGATAGCTGCCGGTCAAACTAGGGTAGTGAGACAATTGTCGGCAGTAGAGCATCCTGTGTTATGGAGTACAGAGAGTCCTTATCTTTATACTCTTACCAGTATGATAAAACGTGACGGAAATACAACCGATCAGGTTGAGACCTCTTATGGTATACGTACTATCTCATGGCCTGTGAAACGTAATGATAACGACGGCAGATTCTATCTCAATGGGAAACCAACATTTATAAATGGAACATGCGAGTATGAACATCTCTTTGGCGATAGTCATGCTTTCAGTGATAGGCAGATAGAGGCTCGTATCAAGATGATACGTAATGCAGGATTTAATGCTTTGCGTGAAGCCCATCAACCACACAATATCAGATATCAGCAGTTGGCTGATAAGGATGGACTATTATTCTGGAGTCAGTTTTCTGCTCATATATGGTATGATACCCCACAGTTCAGAGCAAATTTCAAGAGTCTGTTGAGGCAGTGGATAAAAGAAAGACGTAATTCACCAAGCGTGATCTTATGGGGACTGCAGAATGAGAGTGTACTGCCTAAAGACTTCGCTAAAGAATGCTGTGATATAATCAGACAGATGGACCCAACAGTTGGTACAATGCGTGCCATTACCACATGTAATGGTGGTGAAGGTACAGACTGGAATGTAGTACAAAACTGGAGTGGCACGTATGGCGGGGATGTAAACAAATATGGTGATGAACTGAAAAGTAAATCACAACTTCTTAATGGTGAGTATGGGGCATGGCGTACGCTAGGTTATCATAAAGAAAATACATTATCATACAAAGACTATACCGAAGAGAATTTTGCAAATCTGCTTGAAACTAAAGTGCGACTGGCCGAAAGCGTCAAGGATAGTGTCTGTGGACAGTTTCAATGGGCTTTTGTCAGTCATGATAACCCCGGCCGTACACAGCCTGATGAGGCTTTGCGTAAGGTAGATAAGTCAGGACCTTTCAATTATAAAGGTCTGCTTACTCCGTGGCAGCAACCGGTAGACGCGTACTATATGTACAGGGCTAATTATGTGTCGGCTGATAAAAAACCGATGGTCTATATAGTTTCACATACATGGGCAGACAGATTCTGTACAGGAGCACGTCGCGCTGATATAAGTGTGTATAGCAATTGCGACAGTGTACTGCTATACAACGATGCGGCCGACAGTGTTTCTTTCGGACGCAAAAAGCGTGGCGGCATAGGTTCTCATTTTGTATGGGAAAATCGTATGATACAATATAATGTGCTAAGGGCTGTGGGTTATCGTTCGGGCAGGGCTGTTGCAGAGGATGTTATAGTGCTGGACGGACTGGAACGGGCACCACACTTTGACAGGTTATACAAGCCATCTTTGATAGCTCCAACCGCAGCAGACCGCAACAGAGACATCTTGAAACCGGCAGATGGATATAGCTATCTCTACCGCATCAATTGTGGTGGTGACGACTATACCGATACATATGGAAACAAATGGTTGCAGGATACAGATAAATACAGTCATTCGTGGGCAGAACAGTTTATCGGTGATAATAAGAGAGCACAGAACATCAGTCCATATCAGACCAGTCAGTCGCATATCTCAGAACCAATACGTGGCACTCACGATTGGCCGCTGTTCAGTAATTTCCGCTTTGGTCGTCAACGTCTTCATTACGATTTCAAGGTACCCGTAAATGGCAAATACCGTATCGAACTGTATTTTACAGAGCCATGGATCGGTACCGGTACGGGTATGCAGTCTGATTGCTCCGGACTTCGTCTCTTCGATGTTGCCGTCAACGACTCTGCTGTTATCCATGACATGGATGTATGGGCACAGAGCGGGCATGCCGGTGCACTTAAAAAAGTGGTATATGCAGACATTCGAGATAATAAGATAAAAATTTCTTTCCCTGATGTTGAATCGGGAGAGGCTGTGATAAGTGCTATCGCTATTGCCAAGTATGGCAAATCATATACGTATGTAAATGATAATAGTGTGCCGAAAGCTTTTTCATGGTCGGCTATGGATACAGATACAATCGTCAAGACCACAAAGCAGATGCTTCCGCCCGAAACAGATACACGTCCTTCAGTGGCGTAT comes from the Xylanibacter oryzae DSM 17970 genome and includes:
- a CDS encoding alpha-d-galacturonidase, which gives rise to MRIINIIFACLLYCSIGNAKTYTVVTPKKSSARELYAVEYLHRKLTEIGYTDISKGATRTVEINTYKLNGKPDIIVYLKQSADTAGLKKEGYTITSKGNKVYITGNDGTGVIYGCCALVEHLHRYGNADFSKACVDAPEMVMRGACIGMQKTEYLPGHNVYEYPYTPQTFPWFYDKAAWIKYLDMLVDDRMNSLYIWNGHPFSSLVRLKDYPFAVEVDDSTFKKNEEMYTFLTKEAGRRGISVIQMFYNIILSKPFADHYGLKTQDRHRGITPLISDYTRKSIAAFIEKYPNVGLLVCLGEAMDTYEDDVQWFTKTIIPGVKDGLKALGRTDEPPIILRAHDTDSKMVLDAALPLYRNIYTMQKYNGESLTTYQPQGPWAEEHRYLASLGAPHIENVHILANLEPWRWSAPDFIQKSVMAMHDIHHANSLHLYPQASYWDWPYTADKLPDGKRLLQIDRDKMWFSAWGRYAWNCHRDHQDEVAYWDQILGDNYGISYADASNILEAYEQSGEIAPKTLRRFGITEGNRQTLLLGMFMSQLVNPYKYTVYPEFYASCGPTGEKLIEYVEKEWKHQPHVGELPLDIVTQIEAHGDKAVAAIDAVADKVTKNKEEFDRLCNDMHCYREFAYAFGYKVKAAQHVLNYRWGKDISELDAAVPLMEKSLEYYRKLVDLTKDTYLYANSMQTAQRRIPIGGDGGKYKTWVEMLPRYEIELANLKKNIAILKLKAKGDFHQETKQIKVLTNAKVVLGDSIKTVKLAKGVRLFDDLDSVVTDVAPELKGMNAIVFNSKHQKEEGTRLDFTSAKDVSVLVGYFRDDQIKYAAAPKLEIDATANDYGQAEPQLFSAIKINGMPQINVHKYDLKAGHNTLLLPKGYLLVLGFTSDNVVARNVGLEGSDDAIDWLFY
- a CDS encoding beta-d-glucuronidase/beta-L-arabinofuranosidase; the encoded protein is MILKLLIRLKLKTFNNILILLLSLPMLSFAGGDITRQDMQRIYEEVKTPYKYGLVIAPQDNNHKIDCPTVYKDNGKWYMTYVVYNGKDGLDGRGYETWMAESDDLLQWKTLGRVLSYRDGYWDCNQRGGFPSLIDWNWGGSYEMRKYKGRHWMTYIGGSGTGYEAVRAPLNIGIASTKGNISLAHEWDSGESPLLSINNKDTQWWERLTQYKSTIYDDNDKKLGHRFVMFYNAGGVNPVNKMKAERIGIALSDDMKHWIRYTGNPVFSHEVPGIITGDAQIVKMGDKYVMFYFSAYNPNRKYNAFNTFAVSRDLVNWTDWNGADLVYPDKPYDEMFAHKSCVVKSDGVVYHFYCAVNNQGQRGIALATGKPMGSSEVHFPQPEMKGKRIITPLNKGWCTWLTSASDSSAKINDTISVNLPHNWDDYYGYRQLRHGNLHGTAEYIKTFTTEKHPGKKYFLQIEGVGSYATVSLNRKTYARTPVGRTTMTLDVTDALVDGTNNIKILTEHPQMITDMPWVCGGCSSEWGFSEGSQPLGIFRPVSLVETDEIRVEPFGVHIWNNDKADTIYIDTELKNYGDLPLTVNLVNKFAMANGKSVFRLSDTITIAAGQTRVVRQLSAVEHPVLWSTESPYLYTLTSMIKRDGNTTDQVETSYGIRTISWPVKRNDNDGRFYLNGKPTFINGTCEYEHLFGDSHAFSDRQIEARIKMIRNAGFNALREAHQPHNIRYQQLADKDGLLFWSQFSAHIWYDTPQFRANFKSLLRQWIKERRNSPSVILWGLQNESVLPKDFAKECCDIIRQMDPTVGTMRAITTCNGGEGTDWNVVQNWSGTYGGDVNKYGDELKSKSQLLNGEYGAWRTLGYHKENTLSYKDYTEENFANLLETKVRLAESVKDSVCGQFQWAFVSHDNPGRTQPDEALRKVDKSGPFNYKGLLTPWQQPVDAYYMYRANYVSADKKPMVYIVSHTWADRFCTGARRADISVYSNCDSVLLYNDAADSVSFGRKKRGGIGSHFVWENRMIQYNVLRAVGYRSGRAVAEDVIVLDGLERAPHFDRLYKPSLIAPTAADRNRDILKPADGYSYLYRINCGGDDYTDTYGNKWLQDTDKYSHSWAEQFIGDNKRAQNISPYQTSQSHISEPIRGTHDWPLFSNFRFGRQRLHYDFKVPVNGKYRIELYFTEPWIGTGTGMQSDCSGLRLFDVAVNDSAVIHDMDVWAQSGHAGALKKVVYADIRDNKIKISFPDVESGEAVISAIAIAKYGKSYTYVNDNSVPKAFSWSAMDTDTIVKTTKQMLPPETDTRPSVAYNAVQKNDATEWTFSTGLAQEYAIRFRYKNLTDRAITAKMLLTDAKGSVVREDNITFQPTPDKFRTLSTTTGTFINAGKYKLTIKAKAITFDTLEVQ